AATCGGCACTATTATTCACTCCTCAATAAAAATAAGCCTCTTTCATCCGAAAGAGGCTTATATCTCACTACAGCACTCTCTCATCTATCAGATCACCCTGTTGGAATTAGCACCTTGCTTACGCCGGTTGCTGGGCTTCATCGGGCCATTCCCTCCGCCTCTCTTGATAAGAGTTCTTATTCATTTTTAATGTTAATATTAACACATTATAAATTTTATTGTCAATGTAGTTTCATACTTTTTTATTTAGAGCAAAGCAGTGCCATAGTGGCACTGCTTTGTTAAACTTAAACTTTAAAACTATTAACAACTTTATGTAATTCTTGTGACATTTCTGATAATGATCTACTAACAGCCGCCAGTTGCTCTAATGACGCTGCTTGTTCTTCTACCGTTGCAGAAACATTCTGACTTTGATCCGAGGTTTTAGTACCAATAACCTCTAAATTATCAATCAATTTCACCATTGAATCACGTTCTTGAACTATTTTTTTGATTTCTGCTACTACTAGTTTTACGTCTAGGGTTACTTTATCAACTTTTGTAACAATCTCACTGAAGGTTTTGCCGGCATCACCGACTAGTTGTGATCCTAATTTAACTTCTTGCGTTCCTGTTTCCATAAACTCAACCGCTTTAGTAGTTTGTGTTTGAATTTCTCTAATCAAATCGGCAATATGTTTTGCTGCCACTTGTGATTGTTCAGCTAGTTTTCGCACTTCATCTGCTACTACGGCAAAGCCACGCCCTTGCTCACCAGCTCTAGCCGCTTCAATCGCCGCATTTAACGCCAATAAGTTAGTTTGTCCGGCAATATCAGAAATCGTACTAACAATTTCACCAATTTGTTTGGATTGAGTGCCAAGTTTCAAGACAGTTTCAGCTGCTTCATTAATTTTAGCGTCAATATTTTCCATTTGCCCAATAGCTGATTTAACTGAGGTATAACCATTTTTCGCTGAAACCGCACTACTTTCCACATTTTCCAAAGTTTTTTCTGCACTATCAGACGCAGTATTGATGCTGTTTGAAATAACCGCAACACTTTCTGCCGCTTTATCAATTAAGGTAGATTGCTCTGCTACTGCTTCGGCAACCTTTACTATGGACTGCGCAATTTCCTGTGTACCAACTGCGGACTGTTCTGAACCTGAGCATAGTTCTTGCCCAGAGGATGCCACTTGTTGCGCCATCCTGTTAACATCAGTAATAATCTTTTTAAAGTTATTACTCATAATTTTAAAGTCTTCAGCCAGCTCTCCAATTTCATCATCGCGCTCAACACTAACCGCTGTTGTTAAGTCACCACTTGCCAAACCTTTAGCACTACCAATCAACTTAGTAAGTGGCATATTAATCCGATTATTAAATAAATAAATTATCAATAAACTGATTGCTATCAAAATCATTACAAAAACCATAATATTAGCATACATTATTTTATTAATGCCAGCATGAAATTCCGCTGTTGGCAATACCAGTACCAGTTTTAAGCCGGTAGTACCAATTGGCGTCACTGAAACATAACTATCCGCCCCAAAGGCATCATTACGCACTAACATACTTTCTTTCGCATCAGTAATGGTTTTGCCGACTTGACTTATTTTTCCTACCGAATCTTCAGAAATTTTTACCTTTAAGTTTTTTTCGGCATCAGTTGTTGCTAAATAATAGCCATCACCGGTAACAATAAAGGCATACCCTTGTTCCCCAACTTTAATGCTTTTAATATAATCTTCTAGCTGATTTATCGCCAAATCTACAGTTACTACCCCTACTTTTTTATTATCCTTAATAATAGGTTTAGCAATCGTTAACATCGTAATTTTACTAACTTCATCATAAAAAGGTTCGCTCCAAGCAATATTGTCAGTAGCCAGACCTTTTTTGTACCAATCATATTTAAAATAATCATATTCGGCATTACTATAATCCCAAGTTAACTTAATATTACCACCATCTTTGTATTTATATGGTCCATAATATTTTTGTGCAGAATCGTAAGCATTTGGCTCAAAGAAATATCCTGAACCGAAAATCAAGTCATCACTTTTTATATATTCATCAGTTAAACTCATTGCAACATCAATATTATTGATTGATTTTAAATTTAAAGTCATTGCATCTGCTTTTTCTGCAGCCTCATTAATTCTGCCTAAAAAGCTATTACTTACTTCACCAGCTTTCGCCACAACCATTCTTTTAACTTCTACTTCCATTCCACTAGTAATCTGATAGGTACTAATAATGGTTTGTCCTAAAAGAAGTATTGTCATTACACCTAATACAACAAATAAAAAGACCGTCCTAATACTTTTCATATTCATAAGTAACCCTACTCAATTTAGCTTCTTGGCAATTAACTTTTAAAGAATTATTGTAATAAAATTATATCCTATTTCTGTCTATTAAGCTAGTTATTTCAAAACAGGGGTTGCCATAGCAACCCCTGTTAATATGCCATTAAGGCAAACGCGTCTTGACGGTTATCAAACAATAAACTAACAATATCAT
Above is a window of Negativicutes bacterium DNA encoding:
- a CDS encoding methyl-accepting chemotaxis protein encodes the protein MNMKSIRTVFLFVVLGVMTILLLGQTIISTYQITSGMEVEVKRMVVAKAGEVSNSFLGRINEAAEKADAMTLNLKSINNIDVAMSLTDEYIKSDDLIFGSGYFFEPNAYDSAQKYYGPYKYKDGGNIKLTWDYSNAEYDYFKYDWYKKGLATDNIAWSEPFYDEVSKITMLTIAKPIIKDNKKVGVVTVDLAINQLEDYIKSIKVGEQGYAFIVTGDGYYLATTDAEKNLKVKISEDSVGKISQVGKTITDAKESMLVRNDAFGADSYVSVTPIGTTGLKLVLVLPTAEFHAGINKIMYANIMVFVMILIAISLLIIYLFNNRINMPLTKLIGSAKGLASGDLTTAVSVERDDEIGELAEDFKIMSNNFKKIITDVNRMAQQVASSGQELCSGSEQSAVGTQEIAQSIVKVAEAVAEQSTLIDKAAESVAVISNSINTASDSAEKTLENVESSAVSAKNGYTSVKSAIGQMENIDAKINEAAETVLKLGTQSKQIGEIVSTISDIAGQTNLLALNAAIEAARAGEQGRGFAVVADEVRKLAEQSQVAAKHIADLIREIQTQTTKAVEFMETGTQEVKLGSQLVGDAGKTFSEIVTKVDKVTLDVKLVVAEIKKIVQERDSMVKLIDNLEVIGTKTSDQSQNVSATVEEQAASLEQLAAVSRSLSEMSQELHKVVNSFKV